The Pagrus major chromosome 1, Pma_NU_1.0 genome includes the window gaggaaaaaaaatatttgtaatgTCATTGACATGCTGGtgctttatttgactttttcaaATTAGTGAAAATATGATAATAGATTAATAagatattttatataatatctGCAGTTTGATTCATTAATAGGGTGTTAAACCTACTGTTAATTACTCAGCTACATCTGAGCCAGCTACAaatgttaaaggataagttcacccaaaaatgaatattcagtcataatctactcacccccatgttgatggaaggtcaggtgaagttttcacaaaacatttctggagctccacagtaaaacagtgttctcctaaacaactgaagtagatggagacttgttttaaaatgtaaaaaaaaaaacaacgttacagaaacataaaatggctaatttaagtctccagaagctccgAGATACCAAATGTTATTcgaaaagacattattttcaaacttttagGGCGGCTGAagttgtgcacccacttcagatgagGTTAACTTTCAgcagctaaagtgaagattttggtTTGAAAAGGGTGTatataatgtcttttcaaatcaatttgggatctcaatGGCTTCCGGAGACTTCGATTACCGTAATCCAGGGGTCAGCCAaactgcatggagccatttaaaaaaaaaaaaaaaattattgttgttgttttaaaacatgtccccatctacttcagttgattaggagaagctccagaaatgttttgttgactttttatcggcatgagggtgagaagataatgactgaattttcatttttgggataatttatcctttaaaatacTATATACTTCTAATTCTTTAGCACTCTAAAAAGGATTATTCCCTATACAATGAGTGCCTTTACTTTTGATCCTAAATTATTTCTTCTATAAGTTAAGTTATTTGTATCATACATTTAACTTTAATGATCTGTATTACATTTTCCATTCTGGTAGTTCTACTTTCAgttacaataaatacacattagatATACCGACTACTTTTGCTACCTCTGCTGTTAATGTATTTGCCTTTTTTCATCCTTTTAtacatttcacacagaaaatgatCAGCAGTGCCTGACAGCACTCTCAGTCTCTTCCTGTTCTGCTCCACTGGCTGCTTGTCAGTGTTAGATAAGAAAGCACTCACTGACAGCTCTCTGTCTTTGAACGCACACTTGTACTGTGTTCAGTCTACCATCACACAGCCAGTATGGCTTTTATTTGTACAGCTACAACCTGTCAGCTGTCAGTGAACCAGCTCAAATAAAAGCTGCTCTGATGTTAAATGTGACTCTCCTGCAGGTTCATCCCGTACTGCTCCAGTGATGTGTGGAGCGGAGCCACACCGAAGACAGAGAACAGTAAGACACAATAAATCTGTTTGTGAGCTTCGCATCTGACTGAggataaatttaaaaaagtattgaTTTACAAGCTATTTAGGCATGATGAGCGTATGAGCGAACAGATTAGAGGCTACAGATACAGAGATCTTATGATCTAGGAAGTCATTCTCACATTTTTGAACTTTTGCCGTAACTTTTCACCTGTCTGGCTTACTGAAATCATTATCGTGTTCCTTTTAGACTGTTGCACGAATATGAATAACATAACACGCATGCTGAGCTGGTGCTGTGCAACCCACATGATTTCACCCCTTTCATGAAAAATCCCTTGAACTTCTCAGTTATTCTTGTCAAAATGCctcagctgaaaacacaaaagtagCAAAGCTAATTGTCAAGTTAAGTTTCCTATAATATAATCTGTCGTGTGGACGTTGGATAAATGAATGGGTTTTTGCATTAATATATCCCTGTAAACTAAGCACATAACGAACACCtaaaactggcaatagacacaTTTTTTGGCTTTGAACGTATCATTATAAGATAAATCTTGATACCGTTTTGTCAGACAGCGTGGCActatttctgtcttcttcacCTGTCCATCATAGACtttatgaatgaataaactcatgttttgacCTTTATTGTTGGTGTAGTTGCTCTCTtactttccttttttatgttcATTGTAATCTTGACTTACTTCTTCTAACAACCACTGaacacttcacaataaaattccacttcctgtttagtTGTAACACGGGTAGGCTACAGAAGCTGCACATGATGATGACAAAGATTCACAGAGGTCACAATAGCCTACAGGAGGAAATCACATCAGATATCCAACAGTATTTCCCaacattacaataaaatatactTACTGCAAAAGTACAAATATACTTTTGGGGCAGCAGTAGCTCAGTCTGCAGACTCTTTAAGTCTTACGCTGAAAGAGCAAAATAGTCCCTCTTCTTTCCAAAGATGTGTTCACAGTAAGATGTGGAAAGCAGACAAAGGAGAAAGATTGGAGACAGGAGGGTTGCTGGTTCCAGACTTTCTCGGACTAGTCTATACAGAGTGTGGACTGGTAGCTGGAGTGATGCCAGTTCATCTCCTGAGCACTGCCGCAGTGCCCTTTAGCAAGGCACTGAACCCCTCTTTTTGCTGTgaagggattaataaagtacgTCTTCCTCTTCTTAACTGTACTCCAGAAAATCAAAccataacaaaaaaataaacaaaataataagcCAGCTGTAAATTGTGCTTACAGCTGGTTGTTGTAACTATTCATCAATGGTGGGTATTCTCACTAAGgaagacagcaactcccatgatcccacactacttcatgacatcattgaacaatgtcttttgttttcattgttttgagtGAGGGACCCCTAGCGGCAATattacatactgtgcgtttAAATTCATATGAGAAAGAATCAGAAAAGTCTGTCATATGACTcaatctaaaaaaataaataaaattttgTCCTCAGATGATTATGCGTTCATGGGCTCTCTGATCATTAAGGAGGTGGTGAACGAGCTGCTGACAAAAGGCCTGGACAACGCCAAGGTCCTGCTTCTGGCAGGGAGCAGGTCAGTTCAGCATCTATATGACCGTGTGgcctactgtgtgtgtgtgtgtgtgtattttactAAAGTTAATGGCTCCGTCGCACCCTCTGACACCACTCTTCCTGTCACCAGTGCGGGCGGTACAGGCGTCCTCCTGAACGTGGATCATGTcgcagagcagctggagtcgCAGGGCCACCGAGGGGTGCAGGTCAGGGGTCTGGCTGACTCCGGGTGGTTCCTGGACAACAAACAGTACAAATTCACAGACTGTCTGGATACCATTAGCTGTGCCCCCACTGAGGCCATAAAGAGAGGCATCAGGTAGGACTGGAGCAGAGCTGAACGGACAGATAGATGACAGATGGACTGATGAGGGATTAAAAAGTAGAGATTAAGTAAAACAACAATACTTTGCTGTGTGCAGGTACTGGGGCGGTTTGGTGCCAGAGAGCTGCAGACAGGCTCATGTGGGAGAGGAGTGGAACTGTTTCTTTGGATATAAAGTGTACCCCACGTTAAAAAGTAAGTGACAAAACGCCCAAAGTTTTGCCATAAAGCGGACGGTAAAGacgggctgtgtgtgtgtgtgtgtgtcatttaaaGTCTAACCTGCAGCACATCCTCTTTTCTGTCCAGGCCCGGTGTTTGTGGTGCAGTGGCTGTTTGACGAGGCCCAGCTGACAGTCGACAACATCCATCTGACCGGACAGCCTGTCCACGAGGGTCAGTGGAGGTACATACAGAACCTGGGACAGGAGCTGAGGAGCACCCTACATGACGTACCGTAAGACTGACACAAACACTCgcacataaacaaaagatcTTGTAAAGTGAAAGTATTGACTGAGTGATCGTGTGTTTTGAATGGCAGGGCGATGTTTGCTCCGGCCTGTCTGTCACATGAACTCATCACTAGAACGTAAGTAAACGCTTTAATACAAGAACCTTCGCTCCTTAAGCCTCTCTCCATTAACAACTGACTCAACATGTAATAAGACAACACAAGTACTTACAGTCTCCAGTTTCATTGTAGCAGACTTTATTAACTGTCTGCTATCACTTGCATACTTTTGTCTACCTTAATCTTAcgctttaaaattaaatgaaaagtacacccaaaaatggaaatacaggcattatctactcacccccatgctgagTCAGGTGAatttttgtagtccacaaaacatttctggagcttcacagcaaaacagcgttgcagcattctcctaaacaactgaagtaggtgGGGACTTAAAAATGACTCCAAGTCTCCGGaaaccctgagatcccaaattgatttgaaaaggcaTTATTTAAGCTGTTTATTATGCCAGAATCTTCACTGTATCTGCCAAGCTAAAAGTGTCAATTTGAACTGACACTTTTCCTTTTAATCATCATACAAAATATCTATATAAAACATCTGTAAGTGTTGCATATATTGTTAAATTAGCTTTCTACATGAATATGCAGTCATTGGATATCATGTGTCACTGATATTAGCTTATCACACATATATCTGTATCGGTGTACATGTTGGCAGATAAATAGTTAAAAATTACAAATTAGATGTTTTGATGCTGttacatagtttgtccaccagagagcactgacaaATTTATTTAACCTGGAGAAATTAAGCCAATAGACATCACGATATAAACTGTATGGCAAAATCTGTCACTGTTTGTATCATGATCTCTCCTAATCCTACCATATAGGATAACATTGTAATTTAATCCTCATAAAGGTGACCATAATCATGTAAAACAGTACACAAAGGCCTGATGCAACTATACAAAGTGataaaaagtgataaaaaaaaaacctaagtATATTCTTATAGATGTTTTCTTAGGTGAAGTTCTTGTCAAAAAATTGTgtcctctcctccatcactgCGTGTCCTCCTGTCCCTGCAGCTACTGGATGGACATCCAGGTGAAAGGCACCTCCCTGCCCAGAGCCATCCACTGCTGGGACCGCAGCCTCCAGGTCAACAACCACATCAACGGCAGCCGCAACATCAGCAACAGCCAAAAGCACAAGACCCCACCCACAAGGGGTTGTCCTCTCCATTTGATCGACAGCTGCCCGTGGCCTCACTGCAATCCCTCCTGCCCGACCATTCGCGACCAGCTGACGGGACAGGAGATGAGCGTGATCCAGTTCCTGAAGCACCTGGGCTTCGACGTGCAGAAGATGGCCCAGCAGCAGGGGATGGACCCCAGGACGCTCCTGGGCATGCTCAATAATGGGAACTGAAGTGCAGCAATATTAGTGTGGTGTCAGTGGAGGACAACAGAACATGAACTCAAATGAGAAAACATTGTCtaacaacaataaacaagacTCTGCCTGCGACAAACTGAACGACTCAAACATTCACAAGTGCCTGATGAGTTTTAGAGACAATGTTGAGTCAAATACAATCAAACCAGAATGTTTGAGCTGTTACACAACATACGTGAGCACATGCTTCTTGTTTTCACATATACTGTCTACTGTAGATATGCTATTATTGTGAGGTgtacacaaatacaacaaaaggtgggtacagtgtgtgtatatacagtaaatatgtacCGTACATTATGTATGTTCAGGTGAGACCATGACGGTGGTCATCTGACATAGTTTTGATGGGAAAGCACTGGATTGAAACCACCTCCCAGTCTCTTTAGTGGGGATTTGGTGCTCTCTTCTGTCAACTCTTAACTATTACAATCAGAAATCCATCTATGGTGCTGCTGTTTCAACCCTCCACCAAATATGCtgctttttctcatttttggaaaaataataatttaatggGTAATATTTACTACTAATAATAAAAGGTACAAAGATTAAGATTATTACTTTGTTCTTCAGGCTACTTTAAAGTTcctgtatatttatttttctactgAAATTACCTTTTATATGTCTTATAGTCagacaaatattttacttttttatttgcatgtttgtgtagaaaaataatacatgtaTGCTAACAGTAGGAatgatgtttgtattttttatcagGCTGTttgtaacatttgtttttcttgtgacCACACCTGACTTAagcacaaataaatacaaatacaagcTGATAtgataaaacataatttaattaGAAAAGTATGGAGTGGTAGTTCCCAAAAACATGGATCACATGGATTaacaaaaagtaattttctaTATCATCATAATCGCACCCACAACATCCAAAATGTATctacaacatacagtacaaactgataaaactactttaaaaattaaaagcatttaaaacaaatggaGACTACATAATTTTTTcataagaataaaaacaatttgttCACAGTTGATATGAAAAGTGCTTCTACGAGAGATGATTGAAATCTGTGTGAACTGATAACATCAGCTTCAAGATTTCTGTTTGTCCGTAACATTTAACTTCCTGAAGAGTTCAGGCATTTCATCTATACACAGCACTATATAAAGCACATAGCTTAGTTTCACCTGATATTTCCACATGGTTTCTTTTCTACAAAACTCTCCCTCCAATAAAATCCTTGGCGAATTAAAAATCTGCAAAAATGCACAAACCATGTGAATTTGGTCTTATATACAGGTGTCCCTCCCTGGCTATTATTCCAGTAATTTCCACACTGATTTAAGATTTCTCCAGACCTCAGAGAATTGAGGAGGCTTGTCTACTGGAGGCATCTCAACAGCCGGAGTCCtagagaaaaaacagcaaacacatAGCCGGTAAGAGGAGGTCAGCATGTAGAGAAGAAGAGCAGTTCAAGCACCAGAGCAGCAAAGACCGACCTGACTCGCGAGTCTTCGAGCGGGGGTTCGTTTTTGCTCATGGATCGACTGGAGGCGAGTTATCAGAAACTTCTTATCCTCTCCCtcctgagcagagagatgaaaacatttttcaagttCATCCTGCTTTATCGTAATCTTTATAGTTACATAGACTGAGAAACAGAGCTGTCTTTATGGAGGTGATGTTTTACGTTTTCTATCTGCTCCTGTAGTAAGTTGATAATCTTCCTTTGACCGTCCACCACCTGACTGTGGAAGTAAATGACGATCCTGATGGAAAGAATCAGATCAATATAACCAACACCGATTTCAATAATGATGCAGTATAATGGTGTACTGCTACTTGTTTCATGacagacacagcacacattGACTCTGATCTGCCGCAACACTGGACCACccagctgcagctgtgtttgtgtgtgtgtactcacagGAAGATGCCTGCTCCCACGAACAGGAAGAACGGGTGCTCCACCAGATAGGAGTGAGCCCAGGCCAGTGGGGACAGGTTGGGATTGTGTTTTTCCAGTTCTTCCACCCAGCGCTTCCCCGCCTGGAACATCGTATTGAGATTGCGGAAGGGACCGCACGACGTGGAGGGCTTTATGCtgaagacagaagagagagtCTGTATGTATCAAACTGCTCACACGTTTATTGACCTTTCTGTGAGGTAAATTTTACCATGGCCATGGAGAAAACTTATCAGCAAACTATttggtattttattattattatctattatacagtataaatgtatACTGGTTTAAAGTGTTCAGATGATTTGTTTGCCAAACTTCAATAAGAAAATTAGTATTTTTGTGTGCGTACCTCCACATGGTGTATGTGACACACACCGAGGCGCcaaggaaggagggaaagcAGAGGAGAGTGATGAAGATGGTGGTCATCTGGCTGACTCGGTACGGCCTCCTGGGGGCCTGACAGTTCATCATCACGCTGCTCTGTGGGGAGAAAATAACACAGGCCAGGGCCAAAGGTCACTGCTTCCATCACAGCTATCAGAAGACAGAAATCTGAGGAAAACAAGTGTCCAGCGAGGTTTCTTTCATGCTCAAGACATCAGAGCTTTAACATTTGTTACAGACAGATCCAGGGTCTAAAGATGACTAGAAGCTGAAGCTTTTCAATAGGTTGGGAGTTTCTAAAGGCACGCCATTACAGAGTTTAATCTTAACCATAACATttaaacagaacagaggaaattaaagcattaagggccggatctactaaaggtttgcatgtattaaaacgtgtgcaaactccttgcacacgcaaaaaattgtacaaactgatttactaacagtgcgcaaaaagggttgcgtctgtcaaaggtgcaaaatagcgtgtctgcatccagttagtacgtt containing:
- the notum1b gene encoding inactive palmitoleoyl-protein carboxylesterase notum1b — its product is MQSRGVVRSSAGQSAVRSCLLLLFIHMSAPVDAKRAAGGRAQSRRMQQQQQQTQPPAHRERVDGAESFPLDFTAVEGNMDNFMVQIKNLAQSLYPCSAQKLDQDMKLHFLKNVSVTCNDGSPAGYYIKESKGSKRWLLFLEGGWYCFNRQTCDSRYETMRRLMSSTKWPQTRTGTGIMSPQPEENPHWWNANMVFIPYCSSDVWSGATPKTENNDYAFMGSLIIKEVVNELLTKGLDNAKVLLLAGSSAGGTGVLLNVDHVAEQLESQGHRGVQVRGLADSGWFLDNKQYKFTDCLDTISCAPTEAIKRGIRYWGGLVPESCRQAHVGEEWNCFFGYKVYPTLKSPVFVVQWLFDEAQLTVDNIHLTGQPVHEGQWRYIQNLGQELRSTLHDVPAMFAPACLSHELITRTYWMDIQVKGTSLPRAIHCWDRSLQVNNHINGSRNISNSQKHKTPPTRGCPLHLIDSCPWPHCNPSCPTIRDQLTGQEMSVIQFLKHLGFDVQKMAQQQGMDPRTLLGMLNNGN